DNA from Daucus carota subsp. sativus chromosome 1, DH1 v3.0, whole genome shotgun sequence:
TTATATGCCCCAGGTACTCGATGTGAGTCCTGGCGAAGGCGCACTTACTCCGCTTAACAAATAATTGGTGATCTCGTAGATGCTGAAAGACAAGTTCCAGGTGCTCACAATGGTCCTCCATTGTTGtactatatataagtatatcgTCGAAGAAGACGAGTACGAACTTGCCAATGAGATCCCTGAAAATCTCGTTCATTACCCCTTGAAACGTTGCCGGGGCGTTTGTCAAGCCAAATGGCATCACCACAAATTCATAATGGCCTAGCTGAGTTTTAAAGGCAGTTTTATGAATGTCTTGTTCTTGAACCCTGATTTGGTGATAGCCGCTGCGAAGATCGAGCTTGCTAAAGATCCTGCTGCCATGGAGTTCATCCATCATTTCCTCAATTAAAGGAATTGGAAAACGGTTTTTGATTGTGATGGCGTTAAGGGCCCGATAGTCAACGCAGAATCGCCAACTGTTATCACGTTTTTTAACGAGCAAAACAGGGGAAGAATAAGGTGACTGGCTGTGGCGGATGATGCCACTGTCTAGCATCTCTTTTACCATTTTCTCGATCTCCACACGCTGAAGGTAGGGGCATTTATAAGGATTAAGATTCACTGGTTTACTGCCTTCCATGATAGGAATGAGATGATCAGCTTTGCGTGCTGGTGGTAGTGATTTGGGGACTTGGAAGATATCATCATATTTATCAATCACCGTTTGCACAATTGGTGGATTGGGAGGTTCCACGTCCTTCGGGGCCTCTATGGCCGTCAATTGGACCAAGAAACAAGCATGGCCAGGTGACTTTGGCAGATGTTTCTTGTTGTGAAGGACTTTAATACTGGCTGGGTTGGAAACTTCTTGTTTAAGTGCTATCCGGTTACCCTTCCAGTGAATTTCAATCTGTTGAGCAGTGAAGTCAAAGCTGACCGGGCTCACCTGTGAGAGCCATTGTACCCCCAAGATGCCGTCATAACCTCCCAGTGGGATGGCATAAAAGTCAGAGACAAATGTGACAGTACCCATTGTCCAGCTGAGGTTTTCAACCTTGCCTCCACAGCTAGCTGTAGTGCCATTAGCTAGTTGAACATTGAGTGAATTGCAGGAAGATGCCTTGATGCCAAGGCGCTGAATGAATTCTGGGGAGACAAAATTATGTGTGGAGCCTGTATCGATAAGCAACTGGATAGGGTGACCCTGAATTTGCCCTGCCACCTTCAAGGTATGTAACCCTTGAGTGCCTTGTAAAGCATGGATAGAGATACCAAACTCAGGTTGAGTCTCCATCTCAGGGGTATCGGTTTCATCGGTGTCGGATTCCTCCGAATCACCTTCCCCAACCATCAAATAAAGCTGAGGGCGAGCACATTTATGCCCTGGAGAGTAAACATCATCACAATTGTAACATAATCCCCGTTCCCGGCGTCGTGCCATCTCTGCAGGAGAAATACGTTTAATTACAGGGTTCGGTTTGGGGCCTGGAAAGGTAGTAATAGGTTTAGAGTGTCCTGTTTCAGTGAGGGGTTTGGGTACAGGGTTAGGTGAACTGGTGGAGTTGGGTTTTGTGGCATCTGCCGGAGATTTAAATGGGTTGGGTGAGTATGAAGTTTTTGGGCCCTTCAACTTTTTCTCAATTATGTCAATAAAGATTTCTTGCTCCCGAGCTTTATCGATAGCTTCCTGTAAGGTACAAGGGTTGTGGATATATAGTGCCTGCTGAATGTCGGGGCGTAATCCACTAAGAAAGCTAGACAGGTAAAACTCATCAGTATGAAACGAATACGTACTCATCAAATAACCACGCAATTCCTCAAACTGAGTTACATAGGCATCAACAGTACTAGTCTGAGTCAGTTTGTTAAACTTACCGATGAGATTGCCCTGATTACCTGTATTGAATCTCCGGAGTAAAAAAGAAACGAAAGCATCCCAGCCTAACCCTGGGTACTGGGCTTGTATGGTTTGGTACCAGTAGTCAGCTTCTGCGTCCAAATACAAAGCTGCGTAGATGACCTTGGTGGTGGAATCCATTACAGGGTTGAGGAGGAAAAACTTCTCAGCTTTACTTATCCAGCCACGTACATTTTTTCCATCAAAACGTGGAAAGTCCATCTTAGGAAACTTAAACTGGGTATGATAAGGGGGCCTGGGCAGAGAGCTATCCAAGTTTGGAATCCAGCCTTGAGGAGGGTTGAAAACCCCATTACTGAGAACCCCGGTGGTGAGAGTTTGAGGGAAACTTACTGGTGGGGTAGTATGTGGTATGAAATTCGTGTGCTGTGCTCGAAAATTAATATGCTGGTTAGGGATGAAGGGAGGTGCAGTTAAGGCGGAGGTGATGAAACTGTGGGTGACGGGTGGGTCAATGGGTGGGCGTAGTGGATTAAGGGAGGAGTTTAGGGGCCTTGGGAGAGGGTTTGTGAGAGTGTGAGTGACGAATGGGGAAAGTGAAGTTGGGGCAGAAACATTACCAATTTTGAGAGCTGACGAGATCGGGGAGTTCGAGGAAGATGCGTTTGCGGAAGGAGAGGCGGTTGCCTTGCTGAAGTTGGGTTGTTGGTGCAGCAGGGGTTGAATTGATGCCACCTGTGCTTGATACTGCTCCGTCAAACCATGAATCTGTCGTGACATCGTGTCACGATCAGCTTGCATCTGCGTGGCCAAACCCTTAAACTGAGTACCCATATTAGCCATTTGAGTAGCTAGATTTGCAATCTGGAGAAGGGTTTCATCATGTTTCTGGGTGCTTGCAGCTTGCGCCTCCTCGATCAACTTAATGGACTGTTCATGTTTTTGGAGCGATGGCCCAGCCATGGCTCTGATACCAGTTTGTTACGTGCTGAATTATGTAAGCTTTAATATGTAAAATGTAAGCAGAGATTTACAGAGAAATGGAGTTTAGAGAGAGAAGGAATAATTCATTTCATtgcttgaagaagaagttgtTACACAGCCCCCACTTATAACAAAAGACAAATAACAGATATAACAAAACTACGTCGTTTCTCTCCATCTAGATCCTTCTACTGTTACGCCAGCCCAAATAATAAATTCAGCCCATTAAGCACATGATATTGTTTGTCAGCTAAATAAAATCAAGTGTGACTAATTTCTTTTCCACTCGTGACATCAATCTGTTGTATGTATATGGTAGTTCTCTTGTTAAGATTTTCCGTGCATATATCTTTATTAATTAAAACCTAAAAGAATTTCACTTCACATCAAAACACTCTTATATTAAGCACTGTCGTGCCTTGTAAATTTTAAGATTAAGTCTGTTTTGTAGGTTTACCGTTGTTTTGCTAGTAACAACTTTGGTTAATTACGCCTTTCAACACTTTTATTCAGCTTTAAAATCTTACTTGCTGAAAAGAACAACTTCTTGTATGGCCataatttttttggtattttttagCTCACTAGAATATCTTTTTGTTAACTACTGGCTGCTAATGTCATGGTATACATATGTTTACACAGAATACTGATTTGCTATTTTGCTTTCTCGCATCCTTTTTATCTGTGAAGTGTGAACCACTGCTTATATGAGGGTGTTTCTAATATATAGATGTTATGTACACATGCATATGCATTTTTGTTCTAGGAATTGTCGACTTGATAAAGTAATCTGTGAGTTCtaattctattttttattaatgttttaaaattgcAGTCAAAATATATTCAAGCACTAATAGAGAAGTCTAAAGTACGAGAGCGTGAACAAGAGATAGTTTATGAGAGAAAAATTGCTAAAGAGAGAGAAAAAGATGACCATTTACATTCAGACAAGGAAAAATTTGTCACTGGTGCCTACAAAAGGAAACTCGCAGAGCAGGCAAAATGGCTGGAGGAGGATCGATTGCGTGAATTACGTGAACAGAAAGAGGATGtaagttttttttcttttctctagCCTTCATGTCATCCAGCTATTAGGATAATGTATTTACTGTCTGTTGTTCTTGCATTTGTATCAGCCACTGTTTTTTTCCTCTAATTCAATTCTGACATGACGGGTGCCAAGTGCTTATCTAAGACTGATTTGCAACTTACATGTTGTCTAGAAACATGTTTGCTGCTGGACTTCACTAACAATAGTTTATGAAGCTGGTTTTGCAAAATCTTATCTTCTAGTTTCTGAGTGCACTATGTTCATTAGTCACTTAAtctgaaaaaattaaattgcTTTTTTGGTTTAGCCCCTTAAAATTAAACAGATCGTAATTTAAGATATCCGGTTTTCATAATCATGAGTGTAACCCTTATCAAATTggcatacctcataatcttctaTAGTATATGGTTAAACCTAGGTTAAGGTATAGTTGGCATGTCATCGACTCTTCCAGTCTCCCATGATAGCCATGTTTTTGCCTGTATCTTTTAGGATTTTGTACAAGAGTCATAAGGTGAGTTAACCACTTCCTGTGACTCTTTACAAATTTCGGTAGATGTCGTGCTTGTTCATAAATGTCTTATTAGAGAGGATACATAGTGCTTAGATCTAGGAAAATGGTGCTTCTGTAAATATTTAAGTTTTAATTGGGTGaagattttaaatttagaatggAGTATTTTTTAAAGTTTCGAATTTTGATACTAAATTTTAGCTTTTTCAGGGTActtgttgcaacttgcaagctCTGAGTGACAACCCCTGCTaagttttttgctttttttaTGATGCCTAAGTCTGAACATGcctattttataattatttttgaatacaatCTGTTGTTTAATCTCTTTGACTAAACTTTCTGTTATGCATGCCTTTTTTGCTCTTATACGGGtaactttaaaattatatataaaatataggtaacttgtatattataatttttttgcatcATCACTTTTGCTGAAGTTTGACTTTGGTAATCTGAATTGTATACTTTTTAAAGAATCTAGTTTAAGGAACCACAGTGTGAGCTCCTGCGGTTAATTGAATTCTACTGGCTGGGCTGAGGGGACTGCCATAAATAATTGGCATAATGATATCTGTTATTTGACTTGTTCTCCTATCAAACTTGAGGCATTTTGGCTTTCTTAATATTGCTACTGTTGTATATTCAATGAACAATGCATTTTATTCATGTAGCATTGAGAAAATAAGTTGTGCTATTAATGTATATGACTGAAAACAAGTTGGTTGCAAACATCTGAAGATGTTCTTTCCATATATGCAATATTTTAATACGTACTCTGTTGTTAGAGCAATAGAAACCTGCAAAACTTCTTTACCTGTTGCATTCCTTTTCAACAGTTGCTCTAGGGAGCTGCAATTATTTTccctttttaattttcttgacAATTAGTACAATTTTAAAGTCTTTGTTATGTTTGCGAATTcagtatattaattagttgtatGTCGGGAGATTATTATTAACATATGATGAGAATTTTAAATCATCCCTACTTAAAAATccatttttaatatgttttcaTTTGTGTCCCAGATCACCAAGAAGGGTGATATGAGTGACTTTTACTTCAATCTGTCAAAGAACGTAGCATTCGGAGCCACCGAGGCAGAGCtgaggaaaaaagaaaagacgCAGCAAGTGGAAGAGAAAATTCAGACATCAGAGCAAGAAAAGGCCTCAGAAAGTAGTCATCCATCGACCAAAATCCCTTCAGACTTTGTTGCTGCGCAACCTGGTGAATATATGAAGACACCAATTGCTGAATCATCAAAAGACAAAGTTGTTGAGCCAGTTGCTGAGTCGTCATTACCAGATATTAAAGTTGCTCCTGAAACAGTTAATGAGCAATCGAAACGTGATCATCATAAAAGGAATGAAGATGCTGTTGCAGCTGCTAAAGAGCGCTTCTTGGCTAGGAAAAGAGccaaggtagtggaggaaccaCTTTAGGGTTGGTAACTGCTTGTATTGTTCTGTTCTCCACATATTTGCCTTGTTGATTATTACTTTTGCTTGCACTCATAGAGTTGGTCATGGAAGGAAGTtattgtaaaataataaaatataaaccaaAAAGCAATTTTTGCAAGAATGTTCAGCTCGGGGATATGAAAGAGGGAATTTGGAGTCTAATACAAGTACTTGAGGTAATTGAGATATATTCTTACCTACGGGGATACGAAAGAGGGCAGTTTGACTCTAAAacaaatacttatatataatctgCATGATCGATATTTTACAGATATATTTATGCCGTGTAATACTTATATTCTATGTAATGATGCAATATTTTATGTAATGTGATAATCATATGAATTGTATCACTATACatgttatttaaatataaaatttgccATTAAAGATATATTCTGTTATTTAAATATCATTGAAAGAATATAATTATCGTCTGAATTATTAGCAGTatggtatatttatttttataaataatactataatacttttttataaatatttaataattttattataaaaaaaaaaaatttataggaTAAAGATAcagtgaaaataatttttttagtattttaaatcaaatcataataaaaaaatatatacacacacaaggtC
Protein-coding regions in this window:
- the LOC108202440 gene encoding uncharacterized protein LOC108202440 — protein: MSKYGLQIRVKPSSAARPPVARPPPSAFLHDDDDGDVERDISRQASKNKSNKDYEELHKKALEEDPMAFEYDGVFDDMKQNAVRKTTQEKQKRESKYIQALIEKSKVREREQEIVYERKIAKEREKDDHLHSDKEKFVTGAYKRKLAEQAKWLEEDRLRELREQKEDITKKGDMSDFYFNLSKNVAFGATEAELRKKEKTQQVEEKIQTSEQEKASESSHPSTKIPSDFVAAQPGEYMKTPIAESSKDKVVEPVAESSLPDIKVAPETVNEQSKRDHHKRNEDAVAAAKERFLARKRAKVVEEPL